From the genome of Hippoglossus stenolepis isolate QCI-W04-F060 chromosome 13, HSTE1.2, whole genome shotgun sequence:
gaaacggatgcggcAGCCacggtaaccagtgaagggagcggaggagcggagtagtgtgagtgaatttaggttaaagaccagttgagctgctgctttctggatgagctgcagaggtcagatggcagcagcaggtagacctgccaggagggagttacaatagtctaggcgtgagatgacccgggcctggaccagaacctgcaccgccttctgagtgagaaggtggcgtattctcctgatgttgtacagcatgaatctacaggaacgtgttgttacagtaatgttggcagtgtcacacccaggttcctagcagtctgagtgggggttaacacggggtcatgggtgggagagtctttccctggaaggaaaagtagttcagtcttgtcaaggttaattttcaggtggtgtgcagacatccactgagagatgtcagtcaggcgggcagagattcgtgctgctgcctgtgtttcagattgtgACGGTGACGACTTACTCAGGTGAACAGCAGGGTTTCACAAAATGCAGCAGAACAGAAGGTGGTGACGTTCAAAGTAACACAACGCTGATCAGAGTGAATATAAGatacaaattatattatatacaaagaAGTAAAAATTATTTCTACTTTGAAATTTAGATACTTTAAAAAACTCACAAAAGttggacaaacaaacaatccaagGAAGGGCAGAGAAACTGGAAACCTACCTGttatatatgttgtatataCTGTGGAAGGTGCAGAGTGATGTGTGATGAAACGTGTGATAACTGCTGTGAGGGGGAGCAGGAGAAGTgggagctgagggaggagaaagagaaagagaagatgtgacacaaaaaaagaaaagcagagaagtggcagaggaggagatgtggtTCACTGGGGACAAGGCAACACGAGGAAGTTCTTGCTCAAAGTGACGAACCTGACAGTGGAAGTGTCACTGTGTGGTTTGGGGAGACAGGTGGTGGTCTGGCTGTGTGGCCTGCTGGTCTTTTATTGCTCATACTACTGTACACAGGCCTCACAAGGGTTGGTCTTCCCTCCTCATGTCTGTACTactgtgggttttctttttaaaacatggTTTTTAACATGTCATGTGGTCCAGGCTCTGCATCACATGGTGCATATGAGTGGAAAAACTACCATTGACTTTGGTTGTAAGATAATTGATAGTGTAGAAAACTGAAAATTAGGTTGAGGTAGTGAAGTACAtcaggaggaaggaaggaaggaaggaaggaaggaaggaaggaaggaaggaaggacagagagacagaaagtgatAATATAGAACTACTGTAGaattcagtttgacaaagtCACCATGAAACAAATCCAAAATTTTCATGTTCAATAATAACTGAGTTGTAGAAAATCATTGATCTCACAATTCAGACTGAATATCAAAtatggagtaaaaaaaaaaactgctgcatatCATGCATTGTAAAGAGactcacattttattattaagtttTCCAGCAACAGACTCAAGACTAAAGTGTTGTAATATATTTCCTTAcctcccttttctccctccatcttttcctaGACGACAAGAACCCCTGTCATCTAGACGTGGCCTTCGGCCCCTGTCGGGGGATGGTGAAGCGCTACTTCTTCGAAAGCACGAGTCAGGAGTGCAAGCATTTCTATTACGGCGGCTGCTTCGGCAACGCCAACAACTTCAGGAGCCTGGCGGAGTGCCAGGCGAGATGTCCGAACACAGGTGAGGCCGTGTTGCCCTTTTTGCAGGAGAGGCTGGCGAACGCCCAGGCTGTCGTGGCAGCGGCATTGTTAGATTCTCTTTAAACCCCACGTATAAAATCTCCTGGGCTCTTGTGCTCAGCCACTGTGAACACGCCGAAGATTGTCAGCATTTGGTGGAGTTGGATTGTGTctgtaaatacaacaaatgtgTGATATTCCGACGCTTTACgagagaaaacacatcaacacctcAGCCTTATAAGTCATAATTGAAGTCCCATTTTTTACCTTGTCGTTGTAAATTCTTTAATTCGACCAAACAGAAATAATGACTTTCTTATTGCCTTCCCCCTCGTGGGAGTGTGCACTGCAGCCCGATcgcagctgctgcacaacaagTGAAAACTCGTTTCAGAGCTGGTGACATCATCTGCTCCACCTCAGAGAATTAGCTTTCTGCCGAGTTGACCGTGAAATCCCACTGCTCCTTGATTTAGCATTTAAATCACCTTGAAGTGACCGGAACACACTCGATTATAGCAGACGTAGGCACATTTAGATCGTAGAATCGTCAAAGGAAATAAGGAGTAAGTGTTGTCGTGAAAATCAACGGAAAAAGGATTGTGtactttttgttcttttgttattttgttcttttgttgctGGCCTTCAGACAGATGACTGTGTCCGGTTTCATTAGAGGATCATATCTGTTTTCAGAGCAACACCCTCTCCCTCCTGATACTAATGAAATGAAACTCACTTTAATTATGACTGATCACCGGGACCTAAATGAGATTTGCTCTAAATATAGAAGACGTAAAAAAACATTGGCTCACGAACTCGTTCATGTGGAGACACTTTCTCTAAtgtagatttttatttatttaatttcctttcGTGTCCACATAGTAAAACCCACCGAGGCACCAGAGGTCCTCGCACACACTGCTAGAAGATTAGCTGTTGTCCAGCCGACCGAAGTACCTGGTAAGACTGAATCTACACCTCACTGTACGTAGAGTATATTATATTAACGTTCTGTATCTTTTCGGAAAATATAGTTGATTGTCCAGTTCATCAATGCTGGGCAAAAGTTTAAAGGTCAAGGTTGCTGTGACCTCACTAAACCTATTGTTTGTCTTGTGAATGCAAAATCTCAGGAAGACCTCACTGGGAATTCCGTCAAATTTGGTTTAAAAGTTTCATTACATCctaaacaaacattcacttggacttgGAGATGACCTGATCACAATTTCAAGGGTCAAAgctcaaggtcactgtgacttaaTGAAAACTTTTGTATTTGCCTCATGAACGTGTCAGTTTGAGCacttgggggggtggggggcaaaggtcaagttcacaaaacatgtttttgatgtCTTACGTCTGCTTTGAGGGATTTTCTTCAGACTTTGGCCAGTTGTCACCTGGACTCAAGTGTTACCTCATTAGATTGCACTGGTTCAAAGGCCAAAGGTCATAGTGACTTGATGGgaatctgaaaaaaacatttgtatatttattttgacatgcACTGCTTGGCAGAGGCAAATAACCACAGGGCAGTGATTATAGAATATTAAACACTTACTCTATTTACAGACTCAACAGAGTTTGCGTCCAAAATACTCCCACACCTCAGATGATTCTGCATCTTGCTGCAGCTTGTTCTTCAAGTTTTCAGCAGGCGCAGCCATCGGTTGCAAGCAGTGACACGAATGCATCGCTTCAGCCATTAACAACTGTGGTTATTAactctcagaaacacacacgaaGTTGGAAATCAATTGGATGAGTGGTTGTTGAGACATATCTATGATTGTGTTATTGTCCATTTAGGTTGAAatctataaaataataaataaactgaaaaagatACACAAGTAAAGTATAGATACTTGAAAAATGTAACTGAGTAGAGTAATTAAGTATTTGtactctctttcttctcctgtttATAATGAGAGGACTGATTTCTTGATAtatgtgttgtgtctgttttcctcAGAAAAACTGGCTCTACTTCAACCTCAAGTGCAACTGAATTACTCTAATCAGGAGACAGAAGGTAAGAATAGAGAAGAGGTAAATCACAGAGGTTTGGGACAGATTCCCTGATGTGAGGTTTCATCAACTCAATCATCTTGTCCTCAGATCATCAGACAGTCCGTGCTGACTTGTTAAAATGCTCAAACCTCACAATAAGCAAATCCACCTCATCTACTAAATCCCCGTGTGTGCTGCCAGTAACGTCGGTGTTAGTGATGCAAGATGGTTAGACAGCTGGCAAAACTGCTTCGGTGGTGAAAAGCAACGGGCAGAACCAAAGTCTCCTTCCCACAGGCCATTCACTGCGTATTCCCACTCTCTaattagtgtgtgtgagcagtgagGGAGCGTACTGTCATGTCATGGTGGTTGTGTTCTGTGGATCTTCTGTGCCGCAGTGGGAGAGAACAGGTCTTTTAAAGACTTAATTTGACTTTTATCAGGAACAATTCAGGATGAGTGAGCCTCAGTAGATCTTCACCATCCTGTTGCTGTGGTGCACCTCATGATGAGACCTTCATTATATTTCAAAGTTTCTCTCAGAAATAACACCAGGATTAAAAGTTGAAGTCCTCAGACCAACAATGAGTTATTCAGACCATTTATTATACACATTTAGAATAACTTTTGTTTGATATACGTCACAAATGAATATCCGGTTATGTTAGTTAGCACTTTGCTGAGTTTAGTGATTGAACTGTCAGTCCACTGATCAGGTGTCACCATGGACTGTTAACATAGACTGACATCTTGTGGTTATATGATGAACGACACTTTGAATGACAGCGGGAGAAGCTGCACTGCAGATCCCTGAGTTGAAACAGTGTAAACGTTTAAAGGTAAATCCTGAAAACATGCATGTTTTGAAATTGGCTAACATACAGGATGATATATATCATTATGGCTCCAGACTAAACAGGGACAATGGAAACAAAATAAGCTGCAGCCTTAATTCTAAACATTTTCTGGTTCTCACTGTTTACAGAGAGGAAGCACAAGGGGGTGTGCTTCAGTTCATTGGACACAGGAACATGTGACGGTGCCGAGAAGAGATTCTTCTTCAACTCCAAGGCCAAGAGATGCCAGATGTTCCACTACAGTGGATGCGGAGGAAACGGGAACAACTTCATGTCCCGGAAGCACTGTTTCAGAAAGTGCATTAGAAATGGTGAGATTACTTCAGGAGATTGACTTGGAAATGCACCTTTCCATTTTagagaagaaaatgaattttGTACTTAATCAATGTACAGTCTCTAACTTTCATTGAGTGAATCATCTActtactaattccacaaattgtCCCAGTGTATGTGGAACCCATACctcatggcagcaacattcctagaatcacttcctgtttggcaatttgtttaaaaagaaaaagcacaacGCGACAATAGTGATATTTTAAACCAATATCTTTCCGTTGCTCTGTTGCAGGTCACGGGAGCCCGATGATCCGGATAAGGAAGAAAAACCTCGGCAACATTGTTCATCGCTCGGTCTGAACACTGCCTCAGATCCTTCACTACTGAGAAGTCACCTGTATTTATGTCCATATTTGTATTTCTAGCTTTACTCCTGCAGGTGTTTCACGGTGCAACAGTACTTGTGTCCGACCAACCTCTCGTGCACCTGACTTAACTTTGTAGTGACTGAATCATTATGCGTTTCAATATCTCAGAGACAAAAAACGTACGTTTGGCTGATTTAATAATGCAGCTCTTTACACTAATGTTATGCATATCAGCTCTTTTGCGTGTGAATATTATGTCTTTAATCAAACAGTTTCAGAACTGTGTTGCCAACGTACTGATATAAACCGTTTTACTGCGACTTTTGAGAAAAACGCCAAAGTTACTCTATGATTTTTGTTCTGTGACTGTGCTTTTTCTACGGTGTTTTTATTGGTGAAGCTCCACTATTGTTTATCAATGTGAGGAGCAGCGTTAGCAGATTAAAGCAGCGGATTATCCTTGTTCCAGGATCAATGACAACAGAACCAAATGCTCTCAAGCAAAACCATTCATCACGAGGACCATGTCCTCACGGCTGTAAATCAATGTGAACGAGGTAGCGACTGCTTTACTCTTGTCAGATAAGGTTAATTATACAtgaacttttagtttttttccccttttaaatcaatataatgCAGCTTTATAAATGACTGTATTGTATTGctggtgttgttgttctttgttGTCGTTGTCGAGTTGAAACAGAGGGGGGCAGTGTTGTGTAAGGTAAGTTTATGGCTGTAAAGAACTGGAGAGTCAGATTTCATCAAATAAATTTACACTATATTCCAACTTTCTCTCTTTGACTTGTCCTTATCTTTTTTGAAATACTATATTCATTCCCCATCAGTCTGTTTTGTATTAGTGCAAAGTACAAGTTAAACAActataataacataaaataaataatataaaataaaaacaccccAACTTATTAGCACACATGCCAAACTTCCTCTGGACTTTTTTAATTATAGTTTctttggatctgtaccaaattgtAAACACTCAcctaaaaatgcatttttcatgatccatgaattattctctgaggaaccaactaatacaaaataaacacaacccCCAATGTAGAGTCTGTTAAATTCACCAGTGTTGATCTTTACTTGCAGCGCTCACCGTACCTGTGAGGATCCTGAGTCATACCTTGTTATTTCTGAGGGGGATTTAAGAGATTTAGTAAAGTCAGAGGGGAGTTTGGATTCTGCAATAACACACTAAGTCCTCACAGATAGATTTGGACTTAAAGTTTTGACCAGTGAATAAAAAAGTGCAGAATATTCCCACCAGAATTTACACGGTAGAGAAAAGGTTTTGCAGTAGCAATTAAATCTTCGTGTTTGGAAAAGTTTAACAGAAAGCAGCAgttattaattgtttttttttacattaacaatTGATCAAATGACTACATGTAATCAGACAGATGTTGCTTACAGTGACAGAGTCTCTCATCATAAACCTGTTGTGCTCCACCTGCCCAACACCAAACAGCAGGAAGACACAGTTTGTCTGGAGAAATGGAATTTAAAAGCTAACACCAGCATAACAACCTTATACGGGGCTACGTCATTATTGTTTTACACTGCATCAGTGACCTAACATGAAAGGAAATAAATCttcttttaaaggttcagtgtgtaagatttaggtaaaAGGGATTGAAATTGAACACAAAATAATCCTATCGTGATGATTTCACTACTGTGTAAATA
Proteins encoded in this window:
- the tfpia gene encoding tissue factor pathway inhibitor a; the protein is MALSGKWWILCALSLSCLGSCRRDGQAEGAQPELFIFNELCALKDEPGPCKAIKDRFFFNVDTGHCEPFEYGGCGGNANNFETIEACKETCVVSDDKNPCHLDVAFGPCRGMVKRYFFESTSQECKHFYYGGCFGNANNFRSLAECQARCPNTVKPTEAPEVLAHTARRLAVVQPTEVPEKLALLQPQVQLNYSNQETEERKHKGVCFSSLDTGTCDGAEKRFFFNSKAKRCQMFHYSGCGGNGNNFMSRKHCFRKCIRNGHGSPMIRIRKKNLGNIVHRSV